The DNA sequence TAGAAAGTGGATTATGCCGCATGCATTTATTGCTATGGGTAAAATATCGTCTATCGCAACAGATGAAGCCAAAGCACGCTTTGATAGCACCATCTTAGAAACGCATGAAAAAGTGACACAAATCATCAGTAAAGAAACCACTGAAACTATCGTCACTAAAAACTACCTAGAAAATGCTGGCCGTGCTTGTGAAGTAGGCGATGCCCTATACGGTAGTTGTTTTGTACCACCAAAAGAAGAAGACATCTTAACGGTACGCCATGATTGCTCTGATAAAATCACTATCCGTGCTCAAGCAAGCATTAGCCAAGCAACCTTAGCTCAATCATGTGCCGACATGGCACTGCAAGAGTCAGAATTCCATGCATTTTTCAATACCGCAGGTACACCAGTAGCTGGTGATAAAAATGCTCACTTAGAAGTAGTTGCTTTTGCTAGCCCAGAAGATTATGAAAAATACGCTGGTGAATTCTTTGGCATCAGCACAGATAATGGCGGTATGTACTTAGAAGGTACGCCAGGAAATGATGGCAACCAAGCCCGCTTTATTGCCATGCAATGTCCAGACTCTTGGGTAGGCGGCTCATGTCAATATGAAGATCAAATCTACAACTTACGTCATGAATATGTTCATTACCTAGACGGTAGATACGTTAAAGCTGGCTCATATGGCAGTTTTGATTACAATGTTTCTTGGTCTGAAGGTATGGCTGAATACTTAGCTATGGGCGCAGAGCATACTCGTACGCTAAACACCCTTAAAGGTGAAACAATCCCACCGTTATATAACTTGTTATTTATGAGTTATGAGTATGACAACTTATACCCTTGGGGTTATTTTGCCATGCGTTACTTAGGTGAAGAGCATAAAAATGAAGTTGAAACCCTAGCCACTGCCCTACAAGCTGGCGATAACAACGCTTATGTTGAAGCACTTAAAGGCGTAGCTCAGCGCACTGAAGCAGGTTTTGAAGCCTATATGCTGGCTAACTCAGAAACGGTAGCGCCAGCTGCTACAACAATGCCAGCGCAAGATACTATCGGTAGTTGTGGTTTAGTTCAGCAATATGCTCGCCATATTGATGCAAATAGCACGAACTTTACTTTCACAAACACAACAGACACTCCAGTTTCACTATTTTGGATAAACAGCACCACAGGTGAGACTAACTTTGGTAAAAACTATAAAACCCTTAACCAAGGTGATAGCTACAACTCAAGTTCTTGGAAGGTGGGCGATCGCATGATGCTATCTGATGGCAACATGAATTGTTTAGGTGTTGCGGTTATGGCAGAAAATGAGAACACCTTTACCATTGAAGCTGACTTAGTTAAAGATGTTGTTAAAGAAGATATCCCAGCATTAAATCAAATGGGCAGCTGTGCGCTAGCTCAACCGCATTTAATTATGGATCAATCGCACGAATTTACCATTACCAATACATCAGATACACCAGTACGATTATTTAGAATCGATAACACCAAAGGCACAATGATCACCACAAGCGGCGGTAGTGACTTTGACCATGGCTACGGTGTATTAGCACCAGGTGCTAGTTACAGTAACGATATCTGGTATGGTGACAGACGATTAATGGTTACCGACAGTAACTTAAACTGTTTAAGTGTTGGTGTACTCAATAACCCAGTATCAAACTTTACCGTTGATCAAGCTATGGTTGCTAATGCTGCTGAGCCAGAAGTTATCCCAGCAGCAAATACTATTGGCAGCTGTGACTTAATGGCTAAGCACTTAACTGGGCCATTTGAAGCTGACTTCTCATTTGTTAATAACAGTGACACACCAGTTCGCATCCATCGTGTAGATAGCGCAACCGGAGAGCTAAGTGAAAGCTTTGGTTTTACTACCTTAGCTAAAGGTGAAACCTACGACAGCGCGACAACATGGAAATGGTTTGGTAACCGCCGCGCCGCCATTACTGATGAAAACAATCAGTGTTTAGGTGTTGCCGTGATGACCGAAGAAACCACCAGCAATGATTACATTATTACCAACGAATTAACCAATGGCACAACGCCAGTTGATAGCGATGGTGATGGTGTTGTTGATAGCCAAGATGCTTTCCCTAATGATCCTACCGAGTGGGCTGATACTGACGGCGATGGCGTTGGTAACAATGGTGATGCCTTCCCTAACGACCCTACTGAAACTGTAGATAGCGACGGTGACGGTGTTGGTAACAATGGTGACGCTTTCCCGAATGATCCAACCGAAACCGTAGATACTGACGGCGATGGCATTGGTGATAACTCAGATCCAACTCCAAATGGTGATGTTGACAGCGATGGTGACGGTCATTTAGATAGCGTTGATGCCTTCCCTAACGATCCAACGGAGTGGGCTGATACTGACGGTGATGGCCATGGTGACAATTCAGATGCTTTCCCATCAGATAGTTCTGAATGGTTAGACACAGATAACGATGGCCATGGTGATAACTCTGACGTGTTCCCAACTGACGCCAGTGAATGGGCAGATAGTGATAACGACGGTTATGGTAATAATATCGATGCCTTCCCAACAGATAGCTCTGAATGGTTAGATAGCGATAACGACGGTCATGGTAATAATATCGATGCCTTCCCAACAGATAGCTCTGAATGGTTAGATAGCGATAACGACGGTCATGGTGACAACAGCGACGCATTCCCTAACGACAGCACTGAGTGGTTAGATACTGACGGTGACGGTATGGGTGATAACTCAGACCCTTACCCGAACGACGCTACTAATGGCGGTGGTGTAACTGTACCTGATTGTGGCGCAGCAACGATTTCTAGCGGTAAATTAACACTAGAGAATAGTGAATGTGTTGCTGGTGGTCGTGGCTCTTACTATGTGTGGGTAGAAGAAGACAATACCCAATTGTTCTTAACTACAGCAGGCGGTAATGGCGATGTAGGTATCTACTTCAACGCTGACACTTGGGCAACGACAAGCAATGCACAAGCACAATCAGCGAATACTAGTACAACTCAATCACTACAAGTAACGGCAAACCGAGGTTGGAGATATATCACCCTTGATAGTGCCTCTAACTACGATAATGTTACCTTTAAAGTGAGTTTATCAGGTGAGACTACTACACCAACAGAGCCACCAGTAAACACTGATGTAGCCAATGCTTGCAGCAGCTTAGAGCCATTTACGTATGGTGCTATTGAGTCAGGCAAAGCCGTTTGTACAGGTAATGGTCGTAACAGCTACTACATCTACTTAAACAGTGACGTGACTAGCATTGAAATCAATACAGCACACGGTACAGGTGAAGTTGAGCTATACACTAATACTAGTTGGGCGAGTGCCAGCAACTACATGCATAAATCAACAACAGCAGGAACTACGGAGCAAAGTATTACCGTAAATAACCCGACAACAGGTTGGTTCTATATCGCGGTTGAAAGCACAGGGAGTGATATAGCAGTACAAGTGGATGTTAAATAATCCACAGACAATTTAGTTAACTTCATATCTTTCCCTTATCAAGATATTAACTAAACTTTGGCGGGTCACTTGACCCGCCTTTTTTTATTAAATTTCAGCAGATTACTTCAATAGTTTCTTTTTCTAGATTGAAAGTGCTAAGCTTGCGAAACTGTACAAGCGTATAACTTTAGGAAAAACTATGTCTGTTAATGTAAAAGAAAATTCAAATTCACGCAGAAACTTACTCAAAGGCCTAGTCGCCGGTAGCGCGGCATTAGCAGCTGGCTCTGTTATGGCTAAAGCCGATCACTCTCATCACCATCACCACAAAGTGAAGCCGCTCAATAAGGCGCTTATCGATATTGCTAATGAATGTGCTCAGCACGGTGATGAATGTATTGCCCACTGTCTGGAAATGTTCACTATGGGTGATACTACCTTAGCCAAGTGCGCGCAAACCGTGAATGAAATGGTGATTATGTGCCGCGCCCTTGCCAAAATGGCCAGTTATCAATCTGAGCAAGTTAAGGCGCTTGCACCAATTGTTATTGATGTCTGCCAAATCTGTGCTGATGAATGCGGCAAGCATGACAAACACCAGCAATGTAAAGCTTGTGCGCAATCATGTTTAGATTGCATTAAAGAATTAAAGAAAATAGTATAAATTTAGTTAGCAAGTATGATTTATATTCCCCATATAAATCATACTTTGCGAGTTAACATAAACCCCACAACGATTATTAATCCTTATGGCAACCATCCCTTTAATCAACCTAGGCCTATCTTTTCTTCCTGTTTTTTTAGTATTAACGATTATGTTTCGTTGGTCTTTATCAATAAAAGATGGACTAGTAGCCTTAGCGCGTATGCTAATTCAATTACTAATAATTGGTTATGCGTTAAATTGGATTTTCGCCGTAGATACACCGCTGATCATTTTATCCTTACTTGCAGTTATGCTGATTGTCGCTTGCTCTATAGCCCTGCGCCCTATTAAAGATAAACAGTTGCACAGTTATAGCAACGCGCTTGCTGCCATTGCATTAGGTGGCGGCTTAACGCTTGGCTTTATTATTGTTTGGGTACTGGAAAGTCAACCTTGGTACAAACCTGATACCATTATTCCACTGGCGGGCATGGTCTTTGCCAGCGCAATGAATACCGTCAGTATATGCGGCGAGCGATTTTCAATGGAGTTAAACCATACCTCTTGTGTAGAGACTGCAAAAAAACAAGCCTTTCAAGCAGGATTAATTCCTTTATTTAATACTTTACTCGCCGTTGGCTTAGTGACCTTACCCGGCATGATGACAGGACAAATTTTCTCAGGGGTATCGCCCTTAATTGCGGTGCGCTATCAAATTGTGGTTATGTGTATGCTAACCGGTGCTGCTGGCATTTCAGCGGCAATATTTTTGCAGCTTTCGGCTAATAGGGTTCAGGGCAAGCAAGAAGCCCAGCCTAATAAACAATAGCAACAGATTTTACCTGCGCCCAAACTTGTTTACCCACGGTTATTTGCAGATGCGCTAAAGAGCGGCGGGTTAACCTTGCAAGCAAAAATTCTTCACCTACTTGCAAGCGAACTAATGCTAAGGCTTCATTGTTATCTTCTTTGATTTCGATAACGCTCGCTTGCAAACGGTTTAAAATACTGGAGTCTTGCTGCGCCGACAAAGCCAAACTGATATCCCTAGCCAACACCCGCACGCGTACAGTTTGCGAAACGGTTTCACCGCTGTCTTTTAACCACAAGTCACCACCAGAAAACGCAACTCGCATTAAGTGCCACTGTTCATCTTTTTCAAGCACTTGAGCTTTAATGATAACGCCAGTATCTTGCTGAAATTGTCCCGGTAAATCCAACCGAGAGAAAACTTGGCTAACCTCCCCTTGGGCTATTAGCTGACCTTTTTCTAACATCAAGGTATGATCGGCAAGACGCGCGACTTCATCCATTGCATGGCTAACGTATAAAATTGGGATATCAATATTATCCCTAAGCTTTTCAAGGTAAGGTAAAATTTCTTGTTTTCGCGCTAAATCAAGTGCTGCCAACGGCTCATCCATCAATAAAATTTGCGGCTGGATCAGTAGCGCTCTAGCTATGGCAACCCGCTGACGCTCACCGCCTGACAACTGACTAGGGAAGCGCGACAATAATCCCTCAATACCCATAATCATAAGCACTTTTTGATAAAGCGCCTGATCAAATGGCTTATCCGCTCGTTTAATGGCAAAGTCTAAGTTGCCTTTTGCCGTTAAATGGTCAAATAAGCTCGCCTCTTGAAAGACATAACCTAATGAGCGTTTATGCGTTGGCATAAAGTAGTTATCATCTTGCCAAGTATCACCAGCAATTTGTAATTGCCCTTTGGCACTCGGCTCAAGGCCGGCAATGCATCTAAGTAAGGTGGTTTTACCTGAGCCGGAGTGACCAAAAATTGCAGTAATTCCTTTAGCTGGTACTGTGGCATTTATCGATAAAGAAAAACTGTCTTTAGCATTATCTTGCCTGTGATAGGACAAATTAAAGGCTAATTGAATATGCTCAGTTTGACATGCAGACTTAGTCAATGTTGCCTCACTGTTATTACTCATCATTATCTTAGCCACCTAGCTTCATTACTTTTACGCCTCGCTTTCCCTGAAACCAGTACAAGCTAAACAAAACAATAAAAGCAAAGGCTATCATACTGAGCGATAACACATGAGCTTGAGCATAATCAAGCGCTTCAACATGATCATAAATTTGCACAGAAACCACGCGAGTTTCATCAGGAATATTACCGCCTATCATTAAAATAACGCCAAACTCACCTACCGTATGAGCAAAGCCCAAAATAGCTGCGGTGATAAAACCCGGTTTTGCTAAGGGCAATACCACGTTAAAAAAGCTATCCCAAGGGCCAGCTCTTAAGGTAGCAGCGGCCTCAAGAGGCCTTTTGCCTAAACTCTCAATAGCATTTTGAATAGGCTGAACAACAAACGGCATAGAGTAAAAAATAGAGGCAACCACTAAGCCCCAAAAAGTAAAAGGCAATGTGCCTAAACCCAGTGCTTGAGTAAACTGACCAATAAAACCATTTGGCCCCATAGCTAATAATAAATAAAAACCCAAAACAGTTGGCGGCAAGACTAAAGGTAAGGCAACAAGGGTTGAGATAACCCCCTTAAACGGTGAGTGAGTTCTTGCTAACCACCAAGCGATTGGCGTGCCAATAATCATCAACAAGATAGTGACTATTGTTGCTAGCTTTAACGTTAACCAAATGGCGCTTAAATCAGCTTCACTAAACATGGCTTTTCTATTCCACTCTCAAATAACAGGCGATCAACCTATACATGCTCATAACCATACTGTGCGATTATCTGCTTTGCCGCTTTACTGTGCATAAAGCTAATAAATGCTTTAGCCGCAGCACTATTTTTAGCCGAGTTTAGCACTATGGCATCTTGTTTTATCGGTTGATGCAGCTGACTTGGCACTTGCCAATAACTACCATGAGCCACTTTACCGGTGCGCATAACCTGTGATAATGCAACAAAGCCAAGCTCAGCATTACCACTGTGAATAAACTGGTAGGTTTGCGCGATGTTTTCCCCTTGCACCCATTTAGCTTTGCTTTGCTGTAATAAACCCAAAGATGACAAGACCTCTAGCGCGGCACTACCATAAGGAGCAAGCCTAGGGTTAGCTAGTGCTAACTTATTATAATTATCTGTTGCTAAAAAATGCTGACCATCTAAAAACAAGTTATCACGATTAGACCATAACACTAACCGGCCAACCGCATAAGTAAAACGGGACTTTTCATCAGCTAATCCTTGTGCAATCAAAGCGCTAACCTTAGCTTGATCTGCCGAGAAAAATAACGCAAAAGGCGCACCTTGCTTTATTTGCGCATAAAACTTACCTGATGAGCCATAAGCGACACGAACCTTATGCTTTGATGTTTGCTCAAATGCAGCCACTAAACTTTTCATTGGCGCAGTAAAATTTGACGCCACAGCTATGGTAATACGCTCGGCACTGGCAGACAGAGAAAAAAACAAACAAAGTATTAAGCCAAGTACTAAATTTAGGAAACGCATAGGTTGTTATTTAGCCTGCCATTTTTAAAGAAAAAACAAGGCTTTCAAGGAGTAATGTTGGTTGCTATATACTAGGTGATAGCACCTCATAGTACAAGTACTCAAGCCTTAGCGATTATGATTGTTATCAAGTAAAGGGGCATTAACACCCACGTGTTTTTAACCAGTAATTATTTACAGGATAAATTTGCCAAACTCTAAGTAGCCAAGTACCCTTCGCAGCATCAATTCATAGTAAACCGACCAAAAATCCATGCCAGCAAGTTTAGCGCTTATTATCGCCACCTTTTTATGGGGCAGCTCATTTATCGCCTTAAAGTATGCCATTAATATTTATGATCCCGCCTTTGTTATCTTTTTTCGCATGCTAACCACCTTAGTGTTGTGTTTGTGCTTATGGCCTTGGGTGAAAAAGTTTAGCTATCAAACTGGTGATTGGAAGTATTTACTGAGTATGTCATTAGCTGAACCCTGCCTCTATTATTTATTTGAGGGTAACGCTATGAAGTACACCTCAGCTTCACAGGCAGGCGTTTTGGTCTCTTGTTTTCCACTCCTTGTCGCTGTTGTTGCTTATTTCATGTTAAAAGAAAAAATCACTAAGCAATTAGCCATAGGGTTTAGCTTTTGTATTGGTGGTGGTATTTTGCTAACGCTAGTGTCAGAAAATTCCAGTCATGCACCTAATCCAGCTTGGGGTAATTTTCTTGAATTTTTAGCCATGGTTTGTGCTGCTTACTATGCTGTTAGTGTAAAAAAATTATCAACACGTTATGCGCCATTAACACTCATTGCCTTACAAGGCATTGCTGGCTCACTCTTTTTTGGACCTTTCCTCTTCTTTATCGATATACCAACGCCACATGATATCACGGCATTAGCCGGTATTTTTTATCTTGGTGCCTTTGTTACGATTGGTGCTTATGGCATGTATAACTACGCCATCACTAAAGTGTCGGTATTAACCGCTGCCGCCTTTACCAACTTAATTCCTATATTCACCTTAGGTTTATCAGCACTTATGCTAGGGGAAAGCTTAGACTTAAGCCAATGGCTGTGTATTTTTATGGTCTTTATTGGTGTTTATATCAGCCAAAGACGAACGCGCAAAGGCCTTATAGATTAACCTTTACGCAGCAAAAAATAATCTCAAAAGCTCAATATCCTTTAAGAATTGATTAACTAGCTATACCTTTTTTTAAGCTTTATTAACTTTTTTAAACTTAGGCGATTTTTGAGTAAAGTACCATGCAGCCCATAACGTTGCAGAGAGTAAAATAGCAGTAATTATTGCTGGTTTTGGGTTATCAAGTGTACTAATAGAACCCGCATAAGTAGCAATTACGGCATAAGGTATTGAGCTCACTAACCAAGCACTAAGAAAGGTTAAAAATGGCATTCTTGTTAGGCCAGCTAAACATGCCGATATCTCAGGTAATATCGGCATAGCTCTCGATAGTATTATCATTAGCACTCCATATTGAGAAAATTGCTCTCGTGCCGCCAACCTGTCTGGCTTCTTTTTTATAAGCAATCTCTCTAGCTTATCGCCCCAGAAGTAACTAAGCCAATAGCCGCTAATACCAGCTGATGTAACCCCTAAAATGGCAATAATTGCGCCATAGCTTGCACCTAGAAAGTAACCTGAAAGTAGCATAAGCGTTAAAGTCGGCATGGCAATAAACAAGTCAGCAAAGAGTAACACTATGATTATCGCAGCAACAATACTTACATCCATCGAGTTTGCTTTATTCAACCATAGCTCTATTTTTTCAATGCTTATCACGCCTGTTAATTTAATTAAAACAAAGGTAAGTGCAAAAATAAAAAACAACATAGCCATCAGTTTAATAAGTGCTTTCATATGCCCCCCTAAGGATAAATAATACGAATTGAAATAGTGCCTAATTGCTGGTTTTTCTTTAGTTTGGCTTGCTTAAAGCTTGGTGGTCCAAAACCTAGTTTGGCGCCATTGGAAAAACCCAACCCTTCAGCTGGTATTATTTGAGTCCAGTTTTTAGTGACTTTTTGAGAGTTGTCTTCGTCATGTAACACTTTGATAGCAAATTCACTTGGCACCTTAGTAAAGCTAAACGACAATTTACTATGTTCAACAGGTAATATTTGAGTATCAAGCGCTTTATCATGCTCTTTAGGAAAACCAGATTGGGCGAATAACATCACCATAATGCTGCCTGGTCTAGAAACATCTATGCCTTCAACAACCAAATTAAGCTCAGTATCAGCTTCAATAGCAGTATCCCCAACGAATATGGAATTTTCAGATGAAGCTACAGCTTGTATGGCCAATGTTTGACTCGCCATCATAGTTAAACAATAAACAATGCGATTCATTGCAATACACATATTAATACCCCCTCATAATACGGCGCCCTAAAAATGGTAGATAACGCATAAGTAGCCGCAGCAATTTCACCTTACCAATATCATTATTTTGCTTGCTGCTCTCTATCCCGTTAATGATTTTCTTTGCAGCTTGCAAGCTAGTGATTTTATTTTCGCTGCGTCCATAGGTCATTGCGGTATCAACTACGGGCAGAAAGGCTTGCAAGACCTCAATGTGTGTGTTGATAAGTTGATTGCTTAACGCCTGAGAAAAATTATCCAAAGCTGCTTTAGTCGCGCAATACACTGCCGATGAGGTTTTGGGCGCCAACGCTAAACCTGAATTAACATTTAAAATCACTGCTGGACTACCTGTATTTAATAAAGGCAATAGCAAGTAACATAAACAACAAATCGAAGTGAAGTTAGTATTCACTTCCCTGCTAATACTTTGGTAACAAAAGTCAGCTTCAGTGAACATAGGGGTATATTGCACTGCGGCATTGTTAATGAGAATATCTAAGCTCTCCGTCTGCTGCTTGATGTTTTTAACCATTGCTTGCAAGCTGTCAATATCACTAAGATCTGTATTAAATGCCTGGATATTTGGGAAGCTTTTTAGCAAGGTATTGATTTTGTCCTGACTGCGCGCAACTATATAGAGAGTGTTATTTTGATAGAGTTGCTCAATTAAGCGCAAACCTATACCGGAAGTGACACCTGTAATTAGAATTTTTTTGC is a window from the Litorilituus sediminis genome containing:
- a CDS encoding collagenase — translated: MKITTKKTLLASAILLSCHMGAAQATMCGAKTLDRQGEVPANQTHCITDYGHYFYVNVPYNNSQVTITTSGGSFTGSDADIKLYDGNDWSGNVEASSMTSGTNEETLSFTSRAGERYFKVDGNIQETSLTVTITGGDIPPPMGDYIVYNTEVVVDVPAAAISSKAQYGASIADILAASYDDFAGIAGAATDPISDVANAIHYLAKADDLTDPDLNQLLYFLASYKYHAAAMTDSEAQALSTALLAVTQMTDFVAPAGSVIQEGYAAALTNFRNGDSANYFKDHLPHLLAIIQFYSIQANPFGISNGGDTAMALMGAIADAAYYGSAPVKAAYNERMLDVLSVMRSFVFLGETSLDMRWSAEADRKWIMPHAFIAMGKISSIATDEAKARFDSTILETHEKVTQIISKETTETIVTKNYLENAGRACEVGDALYGSCFVPPKEEDILTVRHDCSDKITIRAQASISQATLAQSCADMALQESEFHAFFNTAGTPVAGDKNAHLEVVAFASPEDYEKYAGEFFGISTDNGGMYLEGTPGNDGNQARFIAMQCPDSWVGGSCQYEDQIYNLRHEYVHYLDGRYVKAGSYGSFDYNVSWSEGMAEYLAMGAEHTRTLNTLKGETIPPLYNLLFMSYEYDNLYPWGYFAMRYLGEEHKNEVETLATALQAGDNNAYVEALKGVAQRTEAGFEAYMLANSETVAPAATTMPAQDTIGSCGLVQQYARHIDANSTNFTFTNTTDTPVSLFWINSTTGETNFGKNYKTLNQGDSYNSSSWKVGDRMMLSDGNMNCLGVAVMAENENTFTIEADLVKDVVKEDIPALNQMGSCALAQPHLIMDQSHEFTITNTSDTPVRLFRIDNTKGTMITTSGGSDFDHGYGVLAPGASYSNDIWYGDRRLMVTDSNLNCLSVGVLNNPVSNFTVDQAMVANAAEPEVIPAANTIGSCDLMAKHLTGPFEADFSFVNNSDTPVRIHRVDSATGELSESFGFTTLAKGETYDSATTWKWFGNRRAAITDENNQCLGVAVMTEETTSNDYIITNELTNGTTPVDSDGDGVVDSQDAFPNDPTEWADTDGDGVGNNGDAFPNDPTETVDSDGDGVGNNGDAFPNDPTETVDTDGDGIGDNSDPTPNGDVDSDGDGHLDSVDAFPNDPTEWADTDGDGHGDNSDAFPSDSSEWLDTDNDGHGDNSDVFPTDASEWADSDNDGYGNNIDAFPTDSSEWLDSDNDGHGNNIDAFPTDSSEWLDSDNDGHGDNSDAFPNDSTEWLDTDGDGMGDNSDPYPNDATNGGGVTVPDCGAATISSGKLTLENSECVAGGRGSYYVWVEEDNTQLFLTTAGGNGDVGIYFNADTWATTSNAQAQSANTSTTQSLQVTANRGWRYITLDSASNYDNVTFKVSLSGETTTPTEPPVNTDVANACSSLEPFTYGAIESGKAVCTGNGRNSYYIYLNSDVTSIEINTAHGTGEVELYTNTSWASASNYMHKSTTAGTTEQSITVNNPTTGWFYIAVESTGSDIAVQVDVK
- a CDS encoding four-helix bundle copper-binding protein — translated: MSVNVKENSNSRRNLLKGLVAGSAALAAGSVMAKADHSHHHHHKVKPLNKALIDIANECAQHGDECIAHCLEMFTMGDTTLAKCAQTVNEMVIMCRALAKMASYQSEQVKALAPIVIDVCQICADECGKHDKHQQCKACAQSCLDCIKELKKIV
- a CDS encoding ABC transporter permease gives rise to the protein MFRWSLSIKDGLVALARMLIQLLIIGYALNWIFAVDTPLIILSLLAVMLIVACSIALRPIKDKQLHSYSNALAAIALGGGLTLGFIIVWVLESQPWYKPDTIIPLAGMVFASAMNTVSICGERFSMELNHTSCVETAKKQAFQAGLIPLFNTLLAVGLVTLPGMMTGQIFSGVSPLIAVRYQIVVMCMLTGAAGISAAIFLQLSANRVQGKQEAQPNKQ
- the modC gene encoding molybdenum ABC transporter ATP-binding protein — encoded protein: MMSNNSEATLTKSACQTEHIQLAFNLSYHRQDNAKDSFSLSINATVPAKGITAIFGHSGSGKTTLLRCIAGLEPSAKGQLQIAGDTWQDDNYFMPTHKRSLGYVFQEASLFDHLTAKGNLDFAIKRADKPFDQALYQKVLMIMGIEGLLSRFPSQLSGGERQRVAIARALLIQPQILLMDEPLAALDLARKQEILPYLEKLRDNIDIPILYVSHAMDEVARLADHTLMLEKGQLIAQGEVSQVFSRLDLPGQFQQDTGVIIKAQVLEKDEQWHLMRVAFSGGDLWLKDSGETVSQTVRVRVLARDISLALSAQQDSSILNRLQASVIEIKEDNNEALALVRLQVGEEFLLARLTRRSLAHLQITVGKQVWAQVKSVAIVY
- the modB gene encoding molybdate ABC transporter permease subunit, producing the protein MFSEADLSAIWLTLKLATIVTILLMIIGTPIAWWLARTHSPFKGVISTLVALPLVLPPTVLGFYLLLAMGPNGFIGQFTQALGLGTLPFTFWGLVVASIFYSMPFVVQPIQNAIESLGKRPLEAAATLRAGPWDSFFNVVLPLAKPGFITAAILGFAHTVGEFGVILMIGGNIPDETRVVSVQIYDHVEALDYAQAHVLSLSMIAFAFIVLFSLYWFQGKRGVKVMKLGG
- the modA gene encoding molybdate ABC transporter substrate-binding protein; this encodes MRFLNLVLGLILCLFFSLSASAERITIAVASNFTAPMKSLVAAFEQTSKHKVRVAYGSSGKFYAQIKQGAPFALFFSADQAKVSALIAQGLADEKSRFTYAVGRLVLWSNRDNLFLDGQHFLATDNYNKLALANPRLAPYGSAALEVLSSLGLLQQSKAKWVQGENIAQTYQFIHSGNAELGFVALSQVMRTGKVAHGSYWQVPSQLHQPIKQDAIVLNSAKNSAAAKAFISFMHSKAAKQIIAQYGYEHV
- a CDS encoding DMT family transporter → MPASLALIIATFLWGSSFIALKYAINIYDPAFVIFFRMLTTLVLCLCLWPWVKKFSYQTGDWKYLLSMSLAEPCLYYLFEGNAMKYTSASQAGVLVSCFPLLVAVVAYFMLKEKITKQLAIGFSFCIGGGILLTLVSENSSHAPNPAWGNFLEFLAMVCAAYYAVSVKKLSTRYAPLTLIALQGIAGSLFFGPFLFFIDIPTPHDITALAGIFYLGAFVTIGAYGMYNYAITKVSVLTAAAFTNLIPIFTLGLSALMLGESLDLSQWLCIFMVFIGVYISQRRTRKGLID
- a CDS encoding TVP38/TMEM64 family protein; amino-acid sequence: MKALIKLMAMLFFIFALTFVLIKLTGVISIEKIELWLNKANSMDVSIVAAIIIVLLFADLFIAMPTLTLMLLSGYFLGASYGAIIAILGVTSAGISGYWLSYFWGDKLERLLIKKKPDRLAAREQFSQYGVLMIILSRAMPILPEISACLAGLTRMPFLTFLSAWLVSSIPYAVIATYAGSISTLDNPKPAIITAILLSATLWAAWYFTQKSPKFKKVNKA
- a CDS encoding DUF2141 domain-containing protein — encoded protein: MNRIVYCLTMMASQTLAIQAVASSENSIFVGDTAIEADTELNLVVEGIDVSRPGSIMVMLFAQSGFPKEHDKALDTQILPVEHSKLSFSFTKVPSEFAIKVLHDEDNSQKVTKNWTQIIPAEGLGFSNGAKLGFGPPSFKQAKLKKNQQLGTISIRIIYP
- a CDS encoding SDR family NAD(P)-dependent oxidoreductase, coding for MKLIGKKILITGVTSGIGLRLIEQLYQNNTLYIVARSQDKINTLLKSFPNIQAFNTDLSDIDSLQAMVKNIKQQTESLDILINNAAVQYTPMFTEADFCYQSISREVNTNFTSICCLCYLLLPLLNTGSPAVILNVNSGLALAPKTSSAVYCATKAALDNFSQALSNQLINTHIEVLQAFLPVVDTAMTYGRSENKITSLQAAKKIINGIESSKQNNDIGKVKLLRLLMRYLPFLGRRIMRGY